From Pulveribacter suum, a single genomic window includes:
- a CDS encoding branched-chain amino acid ABC transporter substrate-binding protein produces MTVPFRMHSVVAAMGLAGAALLLPAHAQIKIAMVMPTTGPLTQYGDMVKEGASTAVELANAAGGINGKKIELVAIDDACEPKQGPVAANRVVNAKIGYVVGPVCSGASIAAAPIYNNEGVVVVTPSATSPALTDGKNYHFIFRTIGRDDQQGPSAAKFIVEKAKPKKVAVLHDKQSYGQGIASSVRDDLKKAGVQVALFEGINAGDSDYSAVITKLKSAGVDFVYYGGYHPEMGLLLRQANEQGLKVRMMGPEGVGNPEVNAIAGPAVEGMLVTLPADFSANPKNAAVVKAFQDKKRNASGAFQLTSFAATQAILDGINAVGDDPAKVADHLHKATVETVLGPVSWNKQGDLNAFDFQVFEWHKDGSKSPAAK; encoded by the coding sequence ATGACCGTTCCGTTTCGCATGCATTCTGTCGTCGCTGCCATGGGCCTGGCCGGCGCTGCATTGCTGCTGCCCGCGCATGCGCAGATCAAAATCGCCATGGTCATGCCGACCACGGGCCCGCTGACCCAGTACGGCGACATGGTCAAGGAAGGCGCATCCACCGCTGTTGAGCTGGCCAACGCCGCCGGCGGCATCAACGGCAAGAAGATCGAGCTGGTCGCCATCGACGACGCCTGCGAGCCCAAGCAGGGCCCGGTAGCCGCCAACCGCGTGGTCAACGCCAAGATCGGCTACGTGGTGGGCCCGGTGTGCTCGGGCGCATCCATCGCCGCCGCCCCGATCTACAACAACGAAGGCGTGGTGGTGGTGACCCCCTCGGCCACGTCGCCCGCGCTGACTGACGGCAAGAACTACCACTTCATCTTCCGCACCATCGGCCGCGATGACCAGCAGGGCCCCTCGGCCGCCAAGTTCATCGTCGAGAAGGCCAAGCCCAAGAAGGTCGCCGTGCTGCACGACAAGCAGTCCTACGGCCAGGGCATCGCTTCGTCCGTGCGCGACGACCTGAAGAAGGCCGGCGTGCAGGTTGCCCTGTTCGAAGGCATCAATGCCGGCGACAGCGACTACTCCGCCGTCATCACCAAGCTCAAGAGCGCGGGCGTGGACTTCGTCTACTACGGCGGCTACCACCCCGAGATGGGCCTGCTGCTGCGCCAGGCCAACGAGCAGGGCCTCAAGGTCCGCATGATGGGCCCCGAGGGCGTGGGCAACCCCGAAGTGAACGCCATTGCCGGCCCTGCCGTCGAAGGCATGCTGGTGACGCTGCCCGCCGACTTCTCGGCCAACCCCAAGAACGCTGCCGTGGTGAAGGCCTTCCAGGACAAGAAGCGCAATGCATCCGGCGCCTTCCAGCTGACCTCGTTCGCCGCCACGCAGGCCATCCTGGACGGCATCAATGCCGTGGGCGACGACCCCGCCAAGGTGGCCGACCACCTGCACAAGGCCACCGTCGAGACGGTGCTGGGCCCCGTGTCCTGGAACAAGCAGGGCGACCTGAACGCGTTCGACTTCCAGGTCTTCGAGTGGCACAAGGACGGCAGCAAGTCGCCCGCCGCCAAGTAA
- a CDS encoding mechanosensitive ion channel family protein → MHSRLTSYLPLWMHDWLEVIVPLLQLALIALVALLLQRLLHRILRRASEHYQFPHDLLKPVRNVLRWLVYGGALLLALERLGVSASVLWTAFTGFATVGAVAFFAAWSVLSNLFCALLIVTVGPYRIGDHIELLDSGDKPGALGRVVDINMLYTTLEDATAPEPGTLLQIPNALIFQRVLRRWRAGTPVPAERLVPPVPPVTPEQATVLPQVQRGSSLL, encoded by the coding sequence ATGCATTCGCGCCTGACGTCCTACCTGCCCCTCTGGATGCACGACTGGCTGGAAGTCATCGTGCCGTTGCTGCAGCTGGCCCTGATCGCCTTGGTGGCCCTGCTGCTGCAGCGGCTGCTGCATCGCATACTGCGCCGCGCCAGCGAGCATTACCAGTTTCCCCACGACCTGCTCAAGCCGGTGCGCAACGTCCTGCGCTGGCTGGTCTATGGTGGCGCCCTGCTGCTGGCGCTGGAGCGCCTGGGCGTGTCGGCCAGCGTGCTGTGGACGGCCTTCACCGGCTTTGCCACCGTGGGCGCGGTGGCGTTCTTCGCCGCCTGGAGCGTGCTGTCCAACCTGTTTTGCGCGCTGCTCATCGTCACCGTGGGGCCCTACCGCATCGGCGACCACATCGAACTGCTGGACAGCGGCGACAAGCCGGGCGCCCTGGGCCGGGTGGTGGACATCAACATGCTCTACACCACGCTGGAAGACGCCACCGCCCCTGAGCCCGGGACGCTGCTGCAGATCCCCAACGCCCTGATCTTTCAGCGCGTGCTGCGGCGCTGGCGTGCTGGCACGCCGGTGCCGGCAGAGCGGCTGGTGCCGCCGGTGCCGCCGGTGACGCCGGAACAGGCAACGGTTCTGCCCCAGGTGCAGCGGGGCTCCAGCCTGCTATAG
- a CDS encoding GGDEF domain-containing response regulator yields the protein MAPAASAAPEHEPFCVLLVEDQASLRAQLCSELQRAGATEVLQAADADAALQLFKLRRPDLVLLDIRLPGSEDGYWVAQRMREAEPGGWTPIIFLSGLDGDGDLWRGIEAGGDDYLVKPVRPIVLAAKLRAMRRLRDMRRRLVQLTEELHLANQRLNEMVELDPLTGLVNRRGFDRILHSEILAARRDGTPLTLMLCDLDHFKRYNDTLGHVQGDECLKAVSRVLREVCMRPRDTAARYGGEEFALILPGTPRSGAMTFARALGKLLASRALTHPDSPGGHMLTLSGGITTCVPDATTSAESMLIRADEALYAAKAQGRNRFFSFEMQMDTIEQRHL from the coding sequence ATGGCCCCCGCCGCGAGCGCCGCGCCCGAGCACGAGCCGTTTTGCGTGCTGCTGGTGGAAGACCAGGCCTCGCTGCGCGCCCAGCTGTGCAGCGAGCTGCAGCGCGCCGGCGCCACCGAGGTGCTGCAGGCCGCCGATGCGGACGCCGCGCTGCAGCTGTTCAAGCTGCGCCGCCCCGACCTGGTGCTGCTGGACATCCGCCTGCCCGGCAGCGAGGACGGCTACTGGGTGGCCCAGCGCATGCGCGAGGCCGAGCCCGGTGGCTGGACGCCCATCATCTTCCTGTCCGGCCTGGACGGCGACGGCGACCTGTGGCGCGGCATTGAAGCCGGTGGCGACGACTATCTGGTCAAGCCGGTTCGGCCGATCGTGCTGGCGGCCAAGCTGCGCGCCATGCGCCGCCTGCGCGACATGCGCCGGCGCCTGGTGCAGCTGACCGAGGAGCTGCACCTGGCCAACCAGCGGCTCAACGAAATGGTGGAGCTGGACCCGCTCACGGGCCTGGTCAACCGCCGCGGCTTCGACCGCATCCTGCACAGCGAAATCCTGGCCGCGCGCCGCGACGGCACGCCGCTGACGCTGATGCTGTGCGACCTGGACCACTTCAAACGCTACAACGACACGCTGGGCCACGTGCAGGGCGATGAATGCCTGAAGGCGGTCAGCCGCGTGCTGCGCGAGGTCTGCATGCGTCCGCGCGACACGGCCGCGCGCTACGGCGGCGAGGAGTTCGCGTTGATCTTGCCGGGCACCCCGCGCTCGGGCGCCATGACGTTCGCGCGCGCCCTGGGCAAGCTGCTGGCCAGCCGCGCCCTCACCCATCCCGACTCGCCCGGCGGCCACATGCTCACGCTCTCGGGCGGCATCACCACCTGCGTGCCCGACGCCACGACCAGCGCCGAGAGCATGCTGATCCGCGCCGACGAGGCCCTGTACGCCGCCAAGGCACAGGGCCGCAACCGCTTTTTCAGCTTCGAGATGCAGATGGATACCATCGAGCAGCGCCACCTGTGA
- the lysS gene encoding lysine--tRNA ligase: protein MSSDQPTPANPPVDENQLIAERREKLRELRERQGRGEGVAFPNDFKPAHRAAELQAAHGGQEGEALEAQAIAVSVAGRMMLKRVMGKASFATLQDGSLGETGGRIQLYVTRDAVGEEAYADFKRWDLGDILGAEGTLMKTKTGELSVKVTRLRLLTKNLRPMPDKFHGVADQEVKYRQRYVDLMTDEAARRRFVARSQAISGIRAFMVEHGFLEVETPMLHPIPGGANARPFSTHHNALDQEMFLRIAPELYLKRLVVGGFERVFEINRNFRNEGISVRHNPEFTMMEFYAAYWNYRDLMDFTESLVRNAALKATGSLQLTYGGRAVDLAQPFARLTIREAIYQYTEAGAHVDDAAWLISALKKLGMTEEKQRLSTRTLAGLQVLYFEETVEDKLWQPTFIMEHPTEISPLARANDTRPEVTERFELYITGREFGNGFSELNDAEDQVARFQAQVDAKDSGDDEAMYFDHDFVRALEYGLPPTGGCGIGIDRLMMLLTDSPSIRDVILFPALRREH, encoded by the coding sequence ATGTCTTCCGACCAGCCCACCCCCGCCAACCCGCCCGTGGATGAAAACCAGCTCATCGCCGAGCGCCGCGAGAAACTGCGGGAGCTGCGCGAGCGCCAGGGGCGCGGCGAAGGCGTGGCCTTTCCCAACGACTTCAAGCCTGCCCACCGCGCCGCAGAGCTGCAGGCCGCGCACGGCGGCCAGGAGGGCGAGGCGCTGGAGGCCCAGGCCATCGCCGTGAGCGTGGCCGGCCGCATGATGCTCAAGCGCGTGATGGGCAAGGCCAGCTTTGCCACGCTGCAGGACGGCTCGCTGGGCGAGACGGGCGGGCGCATTCAGCTGTACGTGACGCGCGACGCCGTGGGCGAGGAGGCCTACGCCGACTTCAAGCGCTGGGACCTGGGCGATATCCTGGGCGCCGAGGGCACGCTGATGAAGACCAAGACGGGCGAGCTGTCGGTCAAGGTGACGCGCCTGCGCCTCCTGACCAAGAACCTGCGCCCCATGCCCGACAAGTTCCACGGCGTGGCCGACCAGGAGGTCAAGTACCGCCAGCGTTACGTCGATCTGATGACCGACGAGGCCGCACGCCGGCGCTTCGTGGCGCGCAGCCAGGCGATTTCCGGCATCCGCGCCTTCATGGTCGAGCATGGCTTTCTGGAGGTGGAAACGCCCATGCTGCACCCCATCCCCGGCGGCGCCAACGCCCGGCCCTTCTCCACGCACCACAACGCGCTGGACCAGGAGATGTTCCTGCGCATCGCCCCCGAGCTGTACCTGAAGCGCCTGGTGGTGGGCGGCTTCGAGCGGGTGTTCGAGATCAACCGCAACTTCCGCAACGAAGGCATCTCGGTGCGCCACAACCCCGAGTTCACCATGATGGAGTTCTACGCGGCCTACTGGAACTACCGCGACCTGATGGACTTCACGGAAAGCCTGGTGCGCAACGCCGCCCTGAAAGCCACCGGCAGCCTGCAGCTGACCTACGGAGGGCGCGCCGTGGACCTGGCGCAGCCCTTTGCCCGCCTGACCATCCGCGAGGCCATCTACCAGTACACCGAAGCGGGCGCTCACGTGGACGACGCCGCCTGGCTGATCAGCGCCCTCAAGAAGCTGGGCATGACGGAGGAAAAGCAGCGCCTGTCCACGCGCACGCTGGCCGGCCTGCAGGTGCTGTACTTCGAGGAAACGGTGGAGGACAAGCTCTGGCAGCCCACCTTCATCATGGAGCACCCGACCGAGATCAGCCCGCTGGCGCGCGCCAACGACACCCGGCCCGAGGTGACTGAGCGTTTTGAGCTGTACATCACCGGGCGGGAGTTCGGCAACGGTTTCTCCGAGCTGAACGACGCCGAGGACCAGGTGGCGCGCTTTCAGGCGCAGGTGGACGCCAAGGACAGCGGCGACGACGAGGCCATGTATTTCGACCACGACTTCGTGCGCGCGCTGGAATACGGCCTGCCCCCCACGGGCGGCTGCGGCATCGGCATCGACCGGCTGATGATGCTGCTCACCGACAGCCCCAGCATCCGCGACGTGATCCTGTTCCCGGCCCTGCGCCGCGAGCACTGA
- a CDS encoding UDP-glucose dehydrogenase family protein has translation MKITIIGAGYVGLVSSACFAELGNHVVCVERDALRVAQLQSGEVPLHEPGLQELVARNLAAGRLAFATDVALGVRHAQVLFIAVGTPMAADGSADLTQVLEVAHAVGRHVSRFLVVANKSTVPVGTAQRVHDAIAQGLAARQLARVPAFAVASNPEFLKEGAAVEDFMRPDRVVIGVPEGRAGERAAGLLRRAYAPFNRNRERMVVMDVKSAELAKYAANALLATKISFMNDMAALADAVGADIEQVRRGIGSDRRIGYDFIYAGLGYGGSCFPKDVAALCHTARGAGQRLRVVEAVQAVNDAQAGRFVQRLLQHFGGSLAGRVIALWGLTFKPGTDDVREAPSRILVRRLVAAGARVQAHDPLVHSLEQLMAGDPPARRARLAPHVAFCAGPLQAAQGADALVIATEWKIYRSPDFAALRRALRAPVIFDGRNLFDPAELGRQGFFYQGVGRGQR, from the coding sequence ATGAAGATCACCATCATCGGCGCGGGCTATGTGGGCCTGGTCTCCAGCGCCTGCTTCGCGGAACTGGGCAATCACGTCGTCTGCGTGGAACGCGACGCTCTGCGCGTGGCGCAGCTGCAGTCCGGCGAGGTGCCGCTGCACGAGCCCGGCCTGCAGGAGCTGGTGGCGCGCAACCTGGCGGCCGGGCGCCTGGCCTTCGCCACCGATGTGGCGCTGGGCGTGCGCCATGCCCAAGTGCTGTTCATCGCCGTGGGTACGCCCATGGCGGCGGATGGCAGCGCCGACCTGACGCAGGTGCTGGAGGTGGCGCACGCCGTGGGCCGGCACGTGTCGCGCTTCCTGGTGGTGGCCAACAAGTCCACCGTACCGGTGGGCACGGCGCAGCGCGTGCACGACGCCATTGCCCAGGGGCTGGCCGCGCGCCAGCTGGCCCGCGTGCCGGCGTTCGCCGTAGCCTCCAACCCGGAATTTCTCAAGGAGGGCGCGGCGGTGGAGGACTTCATGCGCCCGGACCGCGTCGTCATCGGCGTGCCCGAGGGCCGCGCTGGCGAGCGCGCGGCCGGCCTGCTGCGCCGCGCCTACGCGCCCTTCAACCGCAACCGCGAGCGCATGGTGGTGATGGACGTGAAGAGCGCCGAGCTGGCCAAGTACGCCGCCAATGCCCTGCTGGCCACCAAGATCAGTTTCATGAACGACATGGCAGCGCTGGCCGACGCCGTGGGCGCCGACATCGAGCAGGTGCGCCGCGGCATCGGCTCGGACCGGCGTATCGGCTATGACTTCATCTACGCCGGCCTGGGCTACGGCGGATCGTGCTTTCCGAAGGACGTGGCCGCCCTGTGCCACACGGCGCGCGGCGCCGGCCAGCGCCTGCGCGTGGTCGAGGCTGTGCAGGCCGTCAACGACGCTCAGGCCGGGCGCTTCGTGCAGCGCCTGCTGCAGCATTTTGGCGGCTCGCTGGCGGGGCGGGTGATCGCCCTGTGGGGCCTCACATTCAAGCCCGGCACCGACGATGTGCGCGAGGCGCCCAGCCGCATTCTGGTGCGCCGGCTGGTGGCCGCCGGCGCGCGCGTGCAGGCGCACGACCCGCTGGTGCATTCGCTGGAGCAGCTGATGGCGGGCGACCCGCCCGCCCGGCGCGCGCGGCTGGCGCCCCACGTGGCCTTTTGCGCCGGCCCGCTGCAGGCCGCCCAGGGCGCCGATGCGCTGGTGATCGCCACTGAATGGAAGATCTACCGCAGCCCCGACTTCGCCGCCCTGCGCCGGGCGCTGCGCGCGCCGGTCATCTTCGACGGGCGCAACCTGTTCGACCCGGCCGAGCTCGGGCGCCAGGGGTTTTTCTACCAGGGCGTGGGGCGCGGGCAGCGGTGA
- a CDS encoding class I SAM-dependent methyltransferase, producing the protein MGRQGRVGAQREATLDRGHYVGEANFTPEHLHSMSFQVLQLHAMRPRRVLEVGVGNGFVSTFLRQAGIEVVTADINPALGADLCAPLGQLPALLAGESFDVVSCCEVLEHIPFEQFGAQLDALRALAPRAFLSLPGHFPWLGLAGRLGIHNRFVDVALGLRIPCRRRLTDGHYWEIASHWRTRRGALEAAMRERWGAVDSGVFPMHRYHYYFRCGGGARA; encoded by the coding sequence ATGGGCAGGCAGGGCAGGGTGGGCGCGCAGCGCGAGGCGACGCTCGATCGTGGCCACTACGTGGGCGAGGCCAACTTCACGCCCGAGCATCTGCACTCCATGTCGTTCCAGGTGCTGCAGCTGCACGCCATGCGCCCACGCCGGGTGCTGGAGGTGGGCGTGGGCAACGGTTTCGTCTCCACCTTCCTGCGCCAGGCCGGCATCGAGGTGGTGACGGCCGACATCAATCCCGCGCTGGGCGCCGACCTGTGCGCGCCCCTGGGCCAGCTGCCGGCGCTGCTGGCGGGCGAATCGTTCGACGTGGTCTCGTGCTGCGAGGTGCTGGAGCACATCCCCTTTGAGCAGTTCGGCGCGCAGCTGGATGCACTGCGTGCGCTGGCCCCGCGGGCCTTCCTCTCGCTGCCGGGGCATTTCCCGTGGCTGGGGCTGGCCGGAAGGCTGGGCATCCACAACCGCTTCGTGGACGTAGCGCTGGGCCTGCGCATCCCCTGCCGCAGGCGGCTGACCGATGGGCACTACTGGGAGATCGCCTCGCACTGGCGCACCCGCCGCGGTGCGCTGGAGGCGGCCATGCGCGAGCGCTGGGGCGCCGTGGACAGCGGGGTCTTCCCGATGCACCGCTATCACTACTACTTTCGCTGCGGCGGCGGCGCGCGGGCATGA
- a CDS encoding glycosyltransferase family 2 protein — protein sequence MSAPPLAGGAGTPQLVSVIAPCRNERAHIEAFCASAARQQLPPGWQMEVLIADGASDDGTRELLQRQCEQDARFRWLDNPGRIVSSGLNRCIAAAQGAVIARLDIHSEYAPDYLAQCIAVLQQTGADNVGGPWRAQGHTPMQRAVAAAFQSPWVAGGARSRDLGYEGEVDTVYLGCWPRATFAHFGCFDEQLVRNQDDEHNLRLRRAGGRVWQSPLIRSTYYPRARLGQVFRQYQQYGYWKPFVIARHGQAAALRHLVPAAFVLALMAGAGLALAWSPGPLAALLLAYSLLLALAIAGMRGVGPGVATRAVAVIAAYHLGYGWGSLRGWWDWWRHRAPQSRWGALTR from the coding sequence GTGAGCGCGCCGCCCCTGGCTGGCGGCGCAGGCACGCCGCAACTGGTCTCCGTCATCGCCCCCTGCCGCAACGAGCGCGCGCACATCGAGGCGTTTTGCGCCAGTGCGGCCCGCCAGCAGCTGCCGCCCGGCTGGCAGATGGAGGTGCTGATCGCCGATGGCGCCAGCGACGACGGCACGCGCGAGCTGCTGCAGCGCCAGTGCGAGCAGGACGCGCGCTTTCGCTGGCTGGACAACCCGGGGCGCATCGTCTCCAGCGGGCTCAACCGCTGCATTGCCGCCGCGCAGGGCGCGGTGATCGCCCGGCTGGACATCCACAGCGAATACGCCCCCGACTACCTGGCCCAGTGCATCGCCGTGCTGCAGCAAACGGGCGCAGACAACGTGGGCGGCCCCTGGCGCGCCCAAGGCCACACGCCCATGCAGCGTGCCGTGGCCGCGGCCTTCCAGTCGCCCTGGGTGGCAGGCGGCGCGCGCTCGCGCGACCTCGGGTACGAGGGCGAGGTGGACACCGTCTATCTGGGTTGCTGGCCGCGCGCCACCTTTGCGCACTTCGGATGCTTCGACGAGCAGCTGGTGCGCAACCAGGACGACGAGCACAACCTGCGCCTGCGCCGCGCCGGTGGGCGCGTCTGGCAGAGCCCGCTCATCCGCAGCACGTACTACCCCCGCGCACGGCTGGGCCAGGTCTTTCGCCAGTACCAGCAGTACGGCTACTGGAAGCCCTTTGTCATTGCCAGACACGGCCAGGCCGCCGCCCTGCGCCACCTGGTGCCCGCCGCCTTTGTGCTGGCACTGATGGCGGGCGCCGGCCTGGCCCTGGCCTGGAGCCCCGGGCCCCTGGCCGCGCTGCTGCTGGCCTACAGCCTGCTGCTGGCGCTGGCCATCGCCGGCATGCGCGGCGTGGGGCCAGGCGTGGCCACGCGCGCAGTAGCGGTCATCGCGGCCTACCACCTGGGCTACGGCTGGGGCTCGCTGCGCGGCTGGTGGGACTGGTGGCGCCACCGCGCGCCGCAGTCGCGCTGGGGAGCGCTGACGCGATGA
- a CDS encoding class I SAM-dependent methyltransferase, with translation MSQDESSRVRQRYARRDAALDARRYALTDAYALAAWQERQRAMVRLLAGRRLADLSVLEVGCGSGGNLQDLIRLGATPALLQGLELQAERAGQARAALPAACRIHAADALQADVPEASQDLLLLFTVFSSLLSDAAQQALAARAWHWLRPGGAVLWHDFTVGNPRNPDVRGVPLARVRALLPQGRMQARRVTLAPPLGRMLCRAHPGLYAWANALPWLRTHVLCLIEKP, from the coding sequence ATGAGCCAGGACGAGTCCAGCCGCGTGCGCCAGCGCTACGCAAGGCGTGATGCGGCCCTGGACGCACGGCGCTACGCCCTGACCGATGCCTACGCCCTGGCCGCCTGGCAGGAGCGCCAGCGCGCCATGGTGCGCCTGCTGGCCGGGCGCCGCTTGGCGGACCTGTCGGTGCTGGAGGTGGGCTGCGGCAGCGGCGGCAATCTGCAAGACCTGATTCGCCTGGGCGCCACGCCCGCGCTGCTGCAGGGGCTGGAGCTGCAGGCCGAGCGGGCCGGGCAGGCGCGCGCCGCGCTGCCCGCCGCCTGCCGCATCCATGCCGCCGACGCGCTGCAGGCCGACGTGCCGGAGGCCAGCCAGGACCTGTTGCTGCTGTTCACCGTGTTTTCGTCCCTGTTGTCGGACGCCGCCCAGCAGGCGCTGGCCGCCCGCGCCTGGCACTGGCTGCGCCCGGGCGGGGCCGTACTGTGGCACGATTTCACCGTGGGCAACCCGCGCAACCCCGACGTGCGCGGCGTGCCCCTGGCCCGCGTGCGCGCGCTGCTGCCCCAAGGGCGCATGCAGGCGCGCCGCGTCACGCTGGCGCCACCGCTCGGGCGCATGCTGTGCCGCGCCCATCCCGGCCTGTATGCCTGGGCCAACGCGCTGCCCTGGCTGCGTACCCACGTGCTGTGCCTGATCGAGAAACCCTGA
- a CDS encoding DegT/DnrJ/EryC1/StrS family aminotransferase: MPSTDPFVPFALPDIGPQEEAEVLDTLRSGWLTTGPKVARFEKAFAGFLGASGLHVLAVNSATAGLHLALDALGIGPGDEVITTTHTFTATAEVIRYMGAQPVLVDIEPHTLCIDPAQVAARITPRTRALIVVHFGGRSADMTALLALARAHGLRVVEDAAHALPATHAGQLVGTLGSDATVFSFYANKTMTTGEGGMLVLRDETHARRARAMRLHGIDRDAFARFNTAVPAWRYDVVAPGFKYNLTDIAAAIGLAQLPRLRAMQQRRAEIAAAYREALADLPLALPPLPAPGDVHAWHLFAVQVHGMARDAFIDAMFAQGIGMSVHYVPLHQMSYWRQSCGLDAGDFPVSQAVYEHTASLPIYSRMDDATVQRVAAAVRRVLPGA, translated from the coding sequence ATGCCATCGACCGACCCTTTCGTGCCCTTCGCCCTGCCCGACATCGGCCCGCAGGAGGAAGCCGAGGTGCTGGACACCCTGCGCTCGGGCTGGCTCACCACAGGCCCCAAGGTGGCGCGTTTCGAGAAAGCCTTTGCCGGCTTCCTGGGCGCTTCAGGCCTGCATGTGCTGGCGGTCAATTCCGCCACCGCCGGCCTGCACCTGGCGCTGGATGCGCTGGGCATCGGCCCGGGCGACGAGGTCATCACCACCACCCACACCTTCACCGCCACGGCCGAGGTCATCCGCTACATGGGCGCCCAGCCGGTGCTGGTGGACATCGAGCCGCATACCCTGTGCATCGATCCGGCCCAGGTGGCGGCGCGCATCACGCCGCGCACACGCGCCCTGATCGTCGTGCACTTCGGCGGGCGCAGCGCCGACATGACGGCCCTGCTGGCGTTGGCGCGTGCCCACGGCCTGCGTGTGGTCGAGGACGCGGCCCATGCGCTGCCGGCCACGCACGCCGGGCAGCTGGTCGGCACCCTGGGCAGCGACGCCACCGTCTTCAGCTTTTATGCCAACAAGACCATGACCACCGGCGAGGGCGGCATGCTGGTGCTGCGTGACGAGACCCACGCCCGGCGCGCCCGCGCCATGCGGCTGCACGGCATCGACCGCGACGCCTTCGCCCGCTTCAACACCGCCGTGCCGGCCTGGCGCTACGACGTGGTGGCGCCGGGCTTCAAGTACAACCTGACGGACATCGCCGCCGCCATCGGCCTGGCGCAGCTGCCCCGGCTGCGGGCCATGCAGCAGCGGCGTGCCGAGATCGCCGCGGCCTACCGCGAGGCCCTGGCCGACCTGCCGCTGGCCTTGCCGCCGCTGCCGGCCCCGGGCGATGTGCACGCCTGGCACCTGTTTGCCGTGCAGGTGCACGGCATGGCGCGCGACGCCTTCATCGACGCCATGTTCGCCCAGGGCATCGGCATGAGCGTGCACTACGTGCCCCTGCACCAGATGAGCTACTGGCGCCAGTCCTGCGGCCTGGACGCGGGCGACTTCCCCGTCAGCCAGGCGGTGTATGAGCACACCGCCTCGCTGCCGATCTACAGCCGCATGGACGACGCCACGGTGCAGCGCGTGGCTGCGGCCGTGCGCCGTGTGCTGCCGGGCGCATGA
- a CDS encoding sugar transferase, producing the protein MKRALDIAAALMALALLWPLLLALALAVRLDSPGPALFRQERVGLHGRPFRIHKFRTMRTGESGPLVTASGDARITRVGRVLRRHKLDELPQLLDVLRGRMSLVGPRPEVARYMALYPAEARSVILSVRPGLTDPASIAFRREEELLAASPEPERTYIDTLMPLKQRYYLDYVRTQSLRGDLAIVLRTAAALLGGGGA; encoded by the coding sequence ATGAAACGGGCGCTGGACATCGCCGCGGCCCTGATGGCGCTGGCGCTGCTGTGGCCGCTGCTGCTGGCGCTGGCGCTGGCCGTGCGGCTGGATTCGCCAGGGCCGGCGCTGTTTCGCCAGGAGCGCGTGGGCCTGCACGGCAGGCCGTTTCGCATCCACAAGTTCCGCACCATGCGCACGGGCGAAAGTGGCCCGCTGGTCACCGCCTCGGGGGATGCCCGCATCACCCGCGTGGGCCGCGTGCTGCGCCGCCACAAGCTGGACGAGCTGCCGCAGCTGCTGGACGTGCTGCGCGGCCGCATGAGCCTGGTGGGGCCGCGCCCGGAGGTGGCACGCTACATGGCGCTGTACCCGGCCGAGGCGCGCAGCGTCATCCTGTCCGTGCGCCCCGGCCTGACCGACCCGGCCAGCATCGCCTTCCGCCGCGAGGAGGAGCTGCTGGCCGCGTCCCCCGAGCCCGAGCGCACCTACATCGACACGCTCATGCCGCTCAAGCAGCGCTACTACCTGGACTACGTGCGCACGCAAAGCCTGCGGGGCGACCTGGCCATCGTGCTGCGCACCGCTGCTGCGCTGCTGGGCGGAGGCGGGGCATGA